From Sphingopyxis sp. MWB1, a single genomic window includes:
- a CDS encoding serine hydrolase domain-containing protein codes for MTQGFDPARLDRIPAFLTAKYVDSGRLPHAATLVSRRGEVVHRSCIGDARPGAALKEDAIFRIASMTKPITSVALMMLLEEGKVALSDPLVKFCPEFRDTGVFVAGGGNMPFVTRPVTQPIRIIDLLRHTAGLTYSFQERTPVDAAYRKTRIDDFDADYTMDGFIGALAKIPLQFEPGAHWNYSMATDVLGAVIERVESKPFAAVLNERIFTPLGMKDTGFQVPADQQHRLTDCYIFDPAEKMKLFDSGDRSRWAKARSFHSGGGGLVSTLADYHRFCLMLLGGGTLDGVRIISRKTLALMTANHLVGGGDLTQHSVGVFSEDDNAGIGFGLGFAVTLDPARAGIPASAGDFYWGGMFSTGFFVDPVEEICMVFMTQLMPSSTYPVRRQVKTLVHAALDD; via the coding sequence ATGACCCAAGGCTTTGACCCTGCGCGGCTGGACCGCATTCCCGCTTTCCTCACGGCGAAATATGTCGATAGCGGCCGCCTGCCTCATGCGGCGACTCTGGTGTCGCGGCGCGGCGAGGTTGTGCACCGCTCGTGCATCGGCGACGCGCGGCCCGGCGCGGCGCTGAAGGAAGATGCGATTTTCCGCATCGCCAGCATGACCAAGCCGATCACCAGTGTCGCGCTGATGATGCTGCTCGAGGAAGGCAAGGTCGCGCTGTCCGATCCGCTGGTCAAATTTTGCCCTGAATTTCGCGACACGGGCGTGTTTGTCGCGGGCGGCGGCAATATGCCCTTTGTCACGCGGCCCGTCACCCAGCCGATCCGCATCATCGACCTGCTGCGCCACACCGCCGGGCTGACCTACAGCTTTCAGGAACGCACGCCGGTCGATGCGGCCTATCGCAAGACCCGGATCGACGATTTCGACGCCGATTATACGATGGACGGCTTTATCGGGGCGCTGGCGAAAATCCCGCTGCAATTCGAACCCGGCGCGCATTGGAATTATTCGATGGCGACTGACGTGCTGGGCGCGGTGATCGAGCGGGTCGAGAGCAAGCCCTTCGCCGCAGTGCTGAACGAGCGGATTTTCACGCCGCTGGGGATGAAGGATACCGGCTTTCAGGTGCCCGCCGATCAGCAGCACCGGCTGACCGATTGCTATATCTTCGATCCGGCTGAAAAGATGAAGCTGTTCGACAGCGGCGACCGCAGCCGCTGGGCCAAGGCGCGCAGCTTTCATTCGGGCGGCGGCGGGCTGGTTTCGACGCTGGCCGATTATCACCGTTTCTGCCTGATGCTGCTGGGCGGCGGCACGCTGGACGGGGTGCGGATCATCAGCCGCAAGACGCTGGCCTTGATGACCGCCAATCATCTGGTCGGTGGCGGCGATTTGACGCAGCATAGCGTCGGCGTGTTCAGCGAGGATGATAATGCCGGGATCGGCTTTGGCCTCGGCTTTGCCGTCACGCTCGACCCCGCGCGCGCCGGCATCCCGGCCTCGGCAGGCGATTTTTATTGGGGCGGCATGTTTTCGACCGGATTTTTCGTCGATCCGGTCGAGGAGATTTGCATGGTCTTCATGACCCAGCTCATGCCCTCCTCCACCTATCCCGTGCGGCGCCAGGTCAAGACCCTCGTTCACGCCGCGCTCGATGACTGA
- a CDS encoding SDR family NAD(P)-dependent oxidoreductase, whose protein sequence is MGALDGKVAIITGAGSGIGRASALRFAAEGAKLVIGDKSAAVHETAQLVKDAGGDVIALEIDAGVEADVAKLVATAKESHGGLDIAFANAGIIGDMGGIFDFDPAAWAETLRVNLIGPALMVKHAGKAMVDQGRGGAILLTASVAGLNSGAGPAAYSASKAGVINLAKTAAQQLTTSGVRVNAICPGLTETGMTKPTFDYAKDKGVTHKLGQLNPLKRAGQPEELANVALFLASDQASYVNGQAIAVDGGLTSSHPVTRQLLGQTSH, encoded by the coding sequence ATGGGCGCATTGGACGGCAAGGTTGCGATCATCACGGGTGCGGGTTCCGGGATCGGACGCGCGAGCGCGCTGCGCTTTGCTGCCGAGGGCGCGAAGCTGGTGATCGGCGACAAGAGCGCCGCGGTGCATGAAACCGCACAGCTGGTGAAGGATGCGGGCGGCGACGTCATCGCGCTCGAAATCGACGCGGGCGTCGAGGCCGATGTCGCAAAGCTGGTTGCCACCGCGAAGGAAAGCCATGGCGGCCTCGATATCGCTTTTGCCAATGCCGGGATCATTGGCGACATGGGCGGCATTTTCGACTTTGACCCCGCCGCCTGGGCCGAAACGCTGCGCGTCAATCTGATCGGCCCCGCGCTGATGGTCAAACATGCCGGCAAAGCGATGGTCGATCAGGGACGCGGCGGCGCGATCCTGCTGACCGCGAGCGTCGCGGGTTTGAATTCTGGCGCCGGTCCCGCCGCCTATTCGGCATCAAAGGCGGGGGTGATCAACCTTGCCAAGACCGCCGCGCAGCAGCTCACCACAAGCGGCGTGCGCGTCAACGCCATCTGCCCCGGCCTCACCGAAACGGGGATGACCAAGCCGACCTTTGACTATGCCAAGGACAAGGGCGTCACCCACAAGCTGGGGCAGTTGAACCCGCTCAAGCGCGCGGGCCAGCCCGAAGAGCTGGCCAATGTCGCGCTGTTCCTGGCGAGCGATCAGGCAAGCTATGTCAATGGGCAAGCGATTGCGGTTGACGGCGGGCTCACCAGCTCGCACCCCGTGACCCGGCAATTGCTGGGCCAGACGTCGCATTGA
- a CDS encoding SDR family NAD(P)-dependent oxidoreductase, which translates to MSLFDLTGEVALITGSSRGIGKATAEAMAEQGAKVVISSRKQDACDQAAAEINARFGEGTAIAVAANISSKDDLQNLVNETRAAFGKVTALVCNAASNPYYGPGLGISDEQFRKIMDNNILSNHWLISMVAPEMLERGAGSITIISSIAGLKGSPIIGAYGISKAADMQVARNFAVEFGPKGVRVNCIAPGLIRTDMARALWENPENLKRSTAASTLKRIGEPHEIAGAAVFLASRAGAFTTGQTIVCDGGATISGGA; encoded by the coding sequence ATGAGCCTCTTTGATCTGACCGGCGAGGTCGCCCTGATCACCGGATCGTCGCGCGGCATTGGCAAGGCAACCGCCGAGGCCATGGCCGAACAGGGCGCGAAGGTGGTGATCTCAAGCCGCAAGCAGGATGCCTGCGATCAAGCCGCCGCCGAAATCAACGCGCGCTTTGGCGAGGGCACGGCGATTGCGGTCGCCGCAAATATTTCGTCGAAGGATGACCTTCAGAACCTCGTCAACGAAACGCGCGCGGCGTTCGGCAAGGTCACCGCGCTGGTCTGCAACGCCGCCTCCAACCCCTATTATGGCCCCGGCCTTGGCATCAGCGACGAGCAGTTTCGCAAGATCATGGACAATAATATATTGTCCAACCATTGGCTGATTTCGATGGTCGCCCCCGAAATGCTGGAGCGCGGCGCAGGGTCGATCACCATCATCAGTTCGATCGCCGGGCTGAAAGGTTCGCCGATCATCGGCGCCTATGGCATTTCCAAGGCCGCCGACATGCAGGTCGCGCGCAATTTCGCGGTCGAGTTCGGGCCCAAGGGCGTGCGCGTCAATTGCATCGCGCCGGGACTGATCCGCACCGACATGGCGCGCGCGCTGTGGGAGAATCCGGAGAATCTCAAACGCTCCACCGCCGCATCGACGCTGAAGCGCATCGGCGAGCCGCATGAAATTGCAGGCGCAGCGGTTTTTCTGGCGTCCAGGGCAGGCGCCTTCACCACCGGCCAGACCATCGTCTGTGATGGCGGCGCGACAATTTCGGGAGGCGCATGA
- a CDS encoding phosphotransferase family protein, with protein sequence MTEALDAQKAFSGTVAPEGADLLDEAKLTRWMEAHVEGFKGPLTQRKFAGGQSNPTYKISSPSGDYVLRRKPFGKLLPSAHAVDREYKVQAGLHKMGFPVARQYGLCTDEDVVGSWFYVMAMVDGHTIWDGSMPGSTPVNRRATYEAMIDTLAALHNVDVEAAGLSDYGKPGNYFGRQVDRWTKQYKLAETEPMDEMERLIAFLPATLPEQTRTSVVHGDYRIDNMIFAHDRAEVRAVLDWELSTLGDPLADFTYVALAWVTENGGRSGVMDLDRAALGIPELDEMVERYCAATARDGVPDMNWYFAYNFFRLAGIMQGIKKRVIDGTASSAHAKAMSERVQPLAARAWEFARKAGA encoded by the coding sequence ATGACCGAAGCGCTCGACGCTCAAAAAGCCTTTAGCGGAACGGTCGCGCCCGAAGGCGCGGACCTGCTCGACGAAGCGAAGCTGACCCGCTGGATGGAAGCCCATGTCGAAGGGTTTAAAGGACCGCTGACCCAGCGCAAATTTGCCGGCGGCCAGTCGAACCCCACCTACAAGATCAGCTCGCCCTCGGGCGATTATGTGCTGCGCCGCAAGCCCTTTGGCAAATTGCTGCCCTCGGCCCATGCCGTCGACCGCGAATATAAGGTGCAGGCGGGGCTCCATAAGATGGGCTTTCCTGTCGCGCGCCAATATGGGCTGTGCACCGATGAGGATGTGGTCGGCAGCTGGTTCTATGTGATGGCCATGGTCGACGGCCACACCATCTGGGACGGATCGATGCCGGGATCGACCCCCGTGAACCGCCGCGCCACCTATGAGGCGATGATCGACACGCTCGCGGCGCTCCACAATGTCGACGTCGAAGCGGCCGGCCTTTCGGATTATGGCAAGCCCGGCAATTATTTCGGGCGGCAGGTCGACCGCTGGACCAAACAATATAAGCTCGCCGAAACCGAGCCTATGGACGAGATGGAACGGCTGATCGCGTTTCTGCCCGCCACCCTGCCCGAACAGACGCGCACCAGCGTCGTCCATGGCGATTATCGCATCGACAATATGATCTTTGCCCATGACCGCGCCGAAGTGCGCGCGGTGCTCGATTGGGAATTGTCGACGCTGGGCGATCCGCTGGCCGATTTCACCTATGTGGCGCTGGCCTGGGTCACCGAAAATGGTGGCCGGTCGGGGGTGATGGACCTCGACCGCGCGGCGCTGGGCATTCCCGAACTCGACGAAATGGTCGAGCGTTATTGCGCGGCGACGGCACGCGACGGCGTGCCCGACATGAACTGGTATTTCGCCTATAATTTCTTTCGCCTCGCCGGGATCATGCAGGGGATCAAGAAGCGCGTCATCGACGGCACCGCTTCGTCGGCACATGCCAAGGCGATGTCGGAGCGCGTCCAGCCGCTGGCCGCGCGCGCATGGGAATTTGCACGAAAGGCGGGCGCATGA
- a CDS encoding Zn-dependent alcohol dehydrogenase, translated as MTKAAILIEPGKPLSVEEIVVDKPGPHEVRIRTAACGLCHSDLHFIDGAYPHPLPAIPGHEAAGIVEAVGSEVRTVKVGDAVVTCLSAFCGHCEFCVTGRMSLCMGGDTRRPAGASPRITRPDGSPVHQMLNLSAFSEVMLVHEHACVAIDPDMPLDRAAVIGCAVTTGAGTIFNACKVTPGETVAVVGCGGVGLATINAAKIAGAGRIIAADPVPEKRELAKKLGATDVVDAMADDAAKQIVEMTKGGVDHAIEAVGRPASANLAVASLRRGGTATILGMMPLAEKVGLGAMDLLSGKKLQGAIMGGNRFPVDIPRLVDFYLRGLLDLDSIVAETIPLEKINEGFDKMKKGDAARSVIVFDQ; from the coding sequence ATGACCAAAGCCGCGATTCTGATCGAACCGGGTAAGCCGCTGTCGGTCGAGGAGATTGTCGTCGACAAGCCGGGCCCGCACGAGGTGCGGATCCGCACCGCCGCCTGCGGCCTGTGTCATTCGGATCTGCATTTCATCGACGGCGCCTATCCTCATCCGCTGCCCGCCATTCCGGGCCATGAAGCGGCGGGCATTGTCGAGGCGGTGGGAAGCGAGGTCCGCACGGTCAAGGTCGGCGATGCGGTCGTCACCTGCCTGTCCGCCTTTTGCGGGCACTGCGAATTTTGCGTCACCGGGCGCATGTCGCTGTGCATGGGCGGCGACACGCGGCGGCCCGCAGGCGCCAGCCCGCGCATCACCCGCCCAGACGGATCGCCGGTCCACCAGATGCTGAACCTCAGCGCCTTTTCCGAGGTGATGCTGGTGCATGAACATGCCTGCGTCGCAATCGACCCCGACATGCCGCTCGACCGCGCGGCGGTGATCGGCTGCGCGGTGACGACGGGTGCGGGCACGATCTTCAACGCGTGCAAGGTGACGCCGGGGGAAACGGTCGCGGTCGTCGGCTGCGGCGGCGTCGGCCTCGCCACGATCAATGCGGCGAAAATTGCGGGCGCAGGGCGGATCATTGCCGCCGACCCCGTGCCCGAAAAGCGCGAGCTGGCCAAAAAGCTGGGCGCGACCGACGTGGTCGATGCGATGGCCGACGATGCCGCCAAGCAGATTGTCGAGATGACCAAGGGCGGCGTCGATCATGCGATCGAAGCGGTCGGACGGCCCGCCTCGGCCAATCTGGCGGTTGCCTCGCTGCGCCGCGGCGGCACGGCGACGATATTGGGGATGATGCCACTCGCCGAGAAAGTCGGGCTGGGCGCGATGGACCTGCTCTCCGGCAAGAAATTGCAGGGCGCGATCATGGGCGGCAACCGCTTCCCGGTCGATATTCCGCGGCTTGTCGATTTTTACCTGCGCGGGCTGCTCGACCTCGACAGCATCGTTGCCGAGACTATCCCGCTGGAGAAGATCAACGAGGGCTTTGACAAGATGAAGAAAGGCGATGCCGCCCGCTCGGTTATCGTGTTCGACCAGTAG
- a CDS encoding acyl-CoA dehydrogenase family protein, with the protein MDFDLTDRQKHWQGRVREFIERKVRPAVPTYKAQDAEGDRWKVIQVIEDLKAEAKAAGIWNLFMPPRSAAHHHVEETFEFEGPGLTNLEYALCAEEMGRIGFASEVFNCSAPDTGNMEVFHRYGTRAQKDKWLKPLMEGEIRSAFLMTEPAVASSDATNIETRIERDGDDYVINGTKWWSSGAGDPRCKVAIVMGKTDFGAKRHQQQSMLVVPLDTPGIHIKRHLPVFGFDDAPHGHMEIELKDVRVNTEEAMLLGEGRGFEIAQGRLGPGRIHHCMRTIGTAEEALEKMCKRLQSRVAFGKTIAEHSIWEQRIARARIDIEMTRLLCLKAADMMDKVGNKAAAAEIAMIKVQAPNMALQIIDDAIQAHGGGGVSDDFGLTKMYAGQRALRIADGPDEVHARAISRIELAKHSAAASDSGFSSGDIGVSR; encoded by the coding sequence ATGGATTTCGATCTGACAGACCGGCAGAAGCATTGGCAGGGCCGTGTGCGCGAATTCATCGAGCGCAAGGTGCGCCCCGCGGTGCCGACCTATAAGGCGCAGGACGCCGAGGGCGACCGGTGGAAAGTCATCCAGGTCATCGAGGATCTGAAGGCCGAGGCCAAGGCCGCGGGCATATGGAATCTGTTCATGCCCCCGCGCAGCGCGGCGCATCATCATGTCGAAGAGACGTTCGAGTTTGAAGGCCCCGGCCTCACCAATCTTGAATATGCGCTCTGCGCCGAGGAAATGGGGCGCATCGGCTTTGCCAGCGAAGTGTTCAACTGCTCGGCGCCCGATACGGGCAATATGGAAGTGTTCCACCGCTATGGCACCCGCGCGCAGAAGGACAAATGGCTGAAGCCGCTGATGGAGGGCGAGATTCGTTCGGCCTTTCTGATGACCGAGCCCGCGGTCGCCTCGTCCGATGCGACCAATATCGAAACGCGAATCGAGCGCGACGGCGATGATTATGTGATCAACGGCACCAAATGGTGGTCGTCAGGCGCGGGCGATCCGCGCTGCAAGGTCGCCATCGTCATGGGCAAGACCGATTTCGGGGCGAAGCGTCACCAGCAACAGTCGATGCTGGTCGTGCCGCTCGACACGCCGGGCATTCATATCAAACGCCACCTGCCCGTGTTCGGTTTCGACGATGCGCCCCACGGCCATATGGAGATTGAACTGAAGGATGTGCGCGTCAACACCGAGGAGGCGATGCTGCTGGGCGAGGGCCGCGGGTTCGAGATTGCGCAGGGCCGCCTTGGGCCGGGCCGCATCCATCATTGCATGCGGACCATCGGCACCGCCGAGGAAGCGCTGGAGAAAATGTGCAAGCGGCTACAGTCGCGCGTCGCCTTTGGCAAGACGATCGCCGAACACAGCATCTGGGAACAGCGGATCGCGCGCGCGCGCATCGATATCGAGATGACGCGCCTGCTTTGCCTGAAAGCCGCCGACATGATGGACAAGGTCGGCAACAAGGCGGCAGCCGCCGAAATTGCGATGATCAAGGTGCAGGCGCCGAACATGGCGCTGCAGATCATCGACGATGCCATTCAGGCGCATGGCGGCGGCGGGGTCAGCGACGATTTCGGCCTGACCAAAATGTATGCGGGCCAGCGCGCGCTGCGTATCGCCGACGGTCCCGACGAGGTCCATGCCCGCGCCATTTCGCGCATCGAACTGGCGAAACATTCGGCGGCGGCGAGCGACAGCGGCTTTTCGTCGGGTGACATTGGCGTGTCGCGTTAA
- a CDS encoding MFS transporter: MSASLTAPPAERLPLRLKIMHGLGSLAYGVKENGFSTFLLLFYNQVIGLDAGLVGTAIMAALIFDAFIDPVIGEMTDRTRSRWGRRLPWLYFTPLPLAIAWMLLWSPPEMSDAATVAWLIGFAIIVRALVSMCEVPSIAIVPELTADYDERTRVMRYRFLFGWGGGLVLLVLAYGVFFNGAKGLVDPAGYFPFALTGALVMLGAVMLSAAGQHKRIAVSNLHEKRPPARLSHIIGEMRETLSNRAFLWLTFAALFGFVNQGITFALNNYLLSFFWQFSQGEMVAYVFLLFASMIAAFLCVAPLSARFGKRDGAIVAGAISIAFNSAIYFSWMEGFFPGLPGKPSVAWMFGLVFIANSCSIMLMILSSSMMADVVEASQSETGRRSEGLFFAGYFFMQKCATGLGIFVAGMILSFAAFPAGAEPGQVAQTVLGNLALGYMLAILVVGALGLMVMRRFPISRADHEARLALLDDAARAEPDANAAHP; this comes from the coding sequence ATGAGCGCGAGCCTGACGGCGCCCCCGGCCGAACGATTACCGCTGCGCCTGAAAATCATGCATGGGCTGGGGAGCCTCGCCTATGGCGTGAAGGAAAATGGCTTTTCGACCTTTTTGCTGTTGTTTTACAATCAGGTGATCGGGCTCGATGCCGGGCTGGTCGGCACGGCGATCATGGCCGCGCTGATTTTCGATGCCTTTATCGACCCCGTTATCGGCGAGATGACCGACCGAACGCGCAGCCGCTGGGGCCGCCGCCTGCCCTGGCTTTATTTTACCCCGCTGCCGCTGGCCATCGCCTGGATGCTGCTGTGGTCGCCGCCCGAAATGAGCGATGCCGCGACCGTCGCCTGGCTGATCGGCTTTGCGATCATCGTCCGCGCGCTGGTGTCGATGTGCGAAGTGCCCTCAATCGCTATCGTTCCCGAACTCACCGCCGACTATGATGAGCGCACGCGGGTGATGCGATACCGTTTTCTGTTCGGATGGGGCGGCGGGCTGGTGCTGCTGGTGCTGGCCTATGGCGTGTTTTTCAACGGCGCCAAGGGGCTGGTCGATCCCGCGGGCTATTTCCCCTTTGCGCTGACCGGCGCGCTGGTGATGCTGGGCGCGGTGATGCTCTCCGCCGCCGGGCAGCACAAGCGCATTGCGGTATCGAACCTGCATGAAAAGCGTCCGCCCGCCCGCCTGTCGCATATTATCGGCGAGATGCGCGAGACGCTGTCGAACCGCGCCTTTTTGTGGCTGACCTTTGCGGCGCTGTTCGGATTTGTGAATCAGGGCATCACCTTTGCGCTCAACAATTATCTCCTGAGCTTTTTCTGGCAGTTCAGCCAGGGCGAGATGGTCGCCTATGTCTTTCTGCTCTTTGCCTCGATGATCGCGGCCTTTTTATGCGTCGCGCCGCTGTCGGCCCGCTTTGGCAAGCGCGACGGGGCGATTGTCGCGGGGGCGATTTCCATCGCCTTCAACAGCGCCATCTATTTTTCATGGATGGAAGGATTTTTCCCCGGCCTGCCCGGAAAACCCAGCGTCGCCTGGATGTTCGGCCTGGTGTTCATCGCCAACAGCTGTTCGATCATGCTGATGATCCTCTCCTCCTCGATGATGGCCGATGTGGTCGAGGCATCGCAGAGCGAGACGGGGCGCCGGTCCGAAGGGCTGTTCTTTGCCGGATATTTCTTCATGCAGAAATGCGCGACGGGGCTTGGCATTTTTGTGGCGGGGATGATCCTGTCCTTTGCAGCCTTTCCGGCGGGCGCCGAGCCGGGACAGGTCGCGCAAACGGTGCTGGGCAATCTCGCACTCGGCTATATGCTGGCGATATTGGTCGTGGGGGCGCTGGGCCTGATGGTGATGCGGCGTTTTCCCATCTCGCGCGCCGACCATGAAGCGCGGCTGGCGCTGCTCGATGATGCCGCGCGCGCCGAGCCCGACGCCAACGCCGCCCACCCCTGA